In Alteromonas naphthalenivorans, one DNA window encodes the following:
- a CDS encoding OadG family protein, translating to METESVSSLLLEAGSLMLIGMVFVFSFLALLIVGIHLIAKFCEAFPGEAAPQYAAPRRKAVQAGVDGNVVAAITAAVHTHRQANKN from the coding sequence ATGGAAACAGAATCAGTTAGCAGTTTGCTGCTTGAAGCCGGCTCACTGATGCTAATAGGAATGGTATTTGTTTTTTCATTCCTGGCATTGTTAATCGTTGGAATTCACCTAATTGCAAAGTTTTGTGAAGCATTTCCGGGCGAAGCCGCACCTCAGTATGCTGCACCTCGTAGAAAAGCGGTTCAAGCTGGTGTCGATGGTAATGTTGTTGCTGCTATCACCGCTGCTGTTCATACTCATCGTCAAGCCAATAAAAATTAA
- the csrA gene encoding carbon storage regulator CsrA, protein MLILTRRVGETLMVGDDVTVTVLGVKGNQVRIGVNAPKEVSVHREEIYMRIQAEKGGQPGTAE, encoded by the coding sequence ATGCTTATTTTGACTCGTCGAGTTGGTGAAACACTTATGGTTGGTGATGATGTAACTGTCACTGTTCTGGGTGTTAAAGGGAATCAGGTCCGAATTGGTGTTAATGCACCAAAAGAAGTTTCTGTGCACCGTGAAGAGATTTACATGAGAATTCAAGCTGAGAAAGGTGGACAACCTGGAACGGCTGAGTAA